A DNA window from Malus domestica chromosome 12, GDT2T_hap1 contains the following coding sequences:
- the LOC139190028 gene encoding uncharacterized protein, giving the protein MDNENFLNATQEPKGRRRKWEAFEEEVLLGVLEDFVARKQRCDTGAFKQGTLVEIAKAVNVLCPHSNIKANPHIESKLKKWKKTYSMVVDMINTSGFAWNDVKKCVEVDSDDAWQTYVQRNKEADGWRSKPFPLFDRFAYIFGKDRATGNVAETPAQMMEEQSHDHVGESDIGGENFVSSMNQQSQQSTPSENSQRKRKRAVGSSNDGTEAIISGLKDFYVESGKRMQMVTEALVQGTADHTDIANELEAMGLSPMDQIDALSLILDKPKNVGVFRAIKPELKKVFVQRLLSDNASG; this is encoded by the exons atggataacgaaaattttttgaatgctactcaagagccaaaaggaagaaggcgtaaatgggaagcatttgaggaagaagtattactaggagttcttgaggattttgttgctcggaagcaacggtgtgacaccggtgctttcaaacaaggtactttggttgaaatagcaaaagctgtcaatgttttatgtcctcattcaaatataaaggcaaatccacatattgaatccaagttgaagaaatggaaaaaaacatatagtatggtcgttgacatgataaacacaagtggatttgcatggaatgatgtcaaaaagtgcgttgaagttgacagtgatgacgcatggcaaacttatgtgcag agaaataaagaagccgatggatggagaagcaaaccttttccactgtttgatagatttgcatatatatttggaaaagatcgggctacgggtaatgtagccgaaacccctgctcaaatgatggaggaacaaagtcatgatcatgttggtgaaagtgatattggaggtgaaaattttgtttcttcaatgaaccaacaaagccaacaaagcaccccatctgaaaatagccaaagaaagaggaaaagagctgtgggaagttcaaatgatggaaccgaggcaattatcagtggactgaaagatttttatgttgaaagtgggaagaggatgcaaatggtaactgaagctttagttcaaggtactgcagatcatactgacatagctaatgaacttgaagcaatgggtctctctcctatggatcaaattgatgcattgtctcttattttggataaaccaaaaaatgtgggagtgttcagggcaatcaaaccggaactcaagaaagtgttcgtccaaaggcttttaagcgacaacgcaagcggatga
- the LOC139190097 gene encoding uncharacterized protein — protein MLGRLDLNSITEQKKYFALTELLALSGFEWNEEKMMLACEKSAYDEATKGKKDASGLYDKPFPHYHSLGEIYAKDRAMGANAGNADDDEEEVRLKDANVNQHEGEDESGNDFDTSFSVPNTQQQRNAESNTSNISRKRTRVADEMAKQFSIMAKAIADVGPKIDGLVHALSTDINLTEMQQKLDSELTKMEFLSPMDLFKVTNFLAKENDLLRVFFNMSDERKSAYVTTLLQTWMHNDI, from the exons ATGCTAGGAAGG cttgatttaaactctatcaccGAACAGAAGAAATATTTTGCCTTAACTGAATTGCTAGCTCTCAGTGGGTTTGAGTGGAATGAAGAGAAAATGATGTTGGCTTGTGAGAAAAGTGCGTATGACGAGGCTACGAAG ggtaAAAAGGATGCAAGTGGATTGTACGATAAGCCTTTTCCGCACTACCACAGTTTGGGAGAGATTTATGCAAAAGATCGTGCTATGGGTGCAAATGCTGGTAACGCTGATGACGATGAAGAAGAAGTTAGACTTAAAGATGCCAATGTCAATCAACATGAAGGTGAGGATGAAAGTGGAAATGACTTTGATACTTCTTTCTCAGTACCAAATACCCAACAACAAAGGAATGCAGAAAGTAACACATCAAACATTAGTCGCAAAAGGACAAGAGTAGCGGATGAAATGGCCAAGCAATTCTCTATTATGGCTAAAGCTATAGCCGATGTGGGACCTAAGATTGATGGTCTAGTTCATGCACTGTCAACCGATATAAATCTGACCGAAATGCAACAAAAACTTGACAGTGAGTTGACCAAAATGGAGTTTTTGTCTCCCATGGATTTATTTAAAGTCACTAACTTCTTGGCCAAAGAAAATGACCTTTTGAGGGTGTTTTTCAACATGTCTGATGAAAGGAAGAGTGCATATGTGACTACTTTGTTGCAGACTTGGATGCATAACGACATCTAA